The following coding sequences are from one Nicotiana tomentosiformis chromosome 3, ASM39032v3, whole genome shotgun sequence window:
- the LOC138908246 gene encoding uncharacterized protein, which translates to MKAQALADHLAENPVDDEYESLNIYFPDEEVNLVEEVVQDDSQIWKLYFDGAVNIKGVGIGTILVSPTGQHYPATARLHFFCTNNTAEYEACIMAITLEAVTKKAVVDFVHSNIICHFGIPKTIITDNAANLNSHLMKEVCEQFKIEHRNSTPYRPKANGAVEAANKTIKKILKKMIQGSRQWLEKLPFALLGYRTTVRTSVGATPYLLVYGTEAVVPAKIEIPSLRIIVEAWIEDTEWVVFAKYGLDVQKNKIPSLARESGTFDLNTSRTSFDIIHAKT; encoded by the exons atgaaggcacaagctttggctgatcatctggcagaaaacccggttgatgatgagtATGAGTCTTTGAACATATatttcccagatgaagaggttaatttagttgaagaagtagtccaagatgacagtcaaatttggaaactatactttgatggggctgtcaacatCAAAGGCGTAGGGATTGGGACAATTCTGGTATCACCTACTGGGCAACATTACCCTGCCACGGCGCGACTTCATTTTTTCTGTACAAACAACACagcagaatatgaagcttgcatcatgg ctattacattggaagcagttaccaagaaagcagtagtagactttgttcactccaacatTATCTGTCATTTCGGTATTCCAAAAACCATTattacagataatgctgctaatttgaatagtcatctgatgaaggaggtatgtgaacaatttaaaattgagcatcgAAATTCTACTCCTTACCGTCCCAAAGCTAATGGAGCTGTTGAAGCTGCGAATAAGACGATTAAGAAGATTCTTAagaagatgatccaagggtctagACAATGGCTCGAGAAActaccttttgctcttttgggataccggacaactgtccgtacatcagttggcgcaacgccctacttattggtttatggaactgaagcggTCGTACCTGCTAaaattgagattccctctctccgaatcattgttgaagcatggattgaggacactgaatgg GTTGTTTTTGCAAAGTACGGATTGGATGTGCAAAAAAATAAGATTCCATCTCTCGCCAGAGAAAGTGGAAcgtttgatctcaataccagccGAACCAGCTTTGACATAATACATgctaagacatag
- the LOC104088672 gene encoding small ribosomal subunit protein eS1-like has translation MAVGKNKRISKGKKGGKKKAADPYAKKDWYDIKAPSVFDIKNVGKTLVTRTQGTKIASEGLKHRVFEVSLADLQKDEDQAFRKIRLRAEDVQGKNVLTNFWGMDFTTDKLRSLVRKWQTLIEAHVDVKTTDSYTLRMFCIAFTKKRPNQQKRTCYAQSSQIRQIRRKMVEIMRNQASSCDLKELVAKFIPESIGREIEKATSSIFPLQNVYIRKVKILKAPKFDIGKLMEVHGDYSEDVGVKLDRPTDETVAEAEPEVPGA, from the exons ATGGCCGTCGG CAAGAACAAGAGGATTTCCAAGGGAAAGAAGGGAGGAAAGAAGAAGGC GGCGGATCCGTACGCAAAGAAGGATTGGTATGACATTAAGGCACCATCAGTTTTTGATATCAAGAACGTTGGAAAAACCCTTGTTACTAGGACTCAAGGAACTAAG ATTGCTTCAGAGGGACTTAAGCATAGAGTATTTGAAGTGAGTCTGGCTGATCTTCAAAAGGATGAGGATCAGGCTTTCAGGAAGATCAGGTTGAGAGCAGAGGATGTGCAAGGGAAGAATGTCCTCACAAACTTCTGG GGAATGGATTTCACAACAGACAAATTGAGGTCACTGGTTCGCAAATGGCAGACTTTGATTGAGGCCCATGTGGATGTCAAGACAACAGACAGTTATACCCTGAGGATGTTCTGCATTGCTTTTACCAAGAAACGCCCAAACCAGCAGAAACGTACCTGTTATGCTCAAAGCAGCCAGATCCGTCAG ATCCGTAGGAAGATGGTTGAGATCATGAGGAACCAAGCAAGTTCATGTGACCTGAAGGAGTTGGTTGCCAAATTCATCCCTGAATCAATAGGCAGAGAGATTGAGAAAGCAACTTCAAGCATCTTCCCCTTGCAAAATGTTTATATTCGAAAAGTCAAGATTCTCAAGGCCCCTAAGTTTGATATTGGCAAGCTGATGGAG GTTCATGGTGATTATTCAGAAGATGTTGGTGTGAAGTTGGATCGGCCAACTGATGAGACAGTAGCAGAGGCAGAACCCGAGGTTCCTGGAGCGTAG